A window of the Synechococcus sp. M16.1 genome harbors these coding sequences:
- a CDS encoding methyltransferase domain-containing protein, with amino-acid sequence MLGSLLVVAGAVGATGVALWLRRDRRYESSESVASAYDAWTEDRLLEQLWGEHVHLGHYGTPPGSCDFREAKEAFVHELVRWSGLDQLPAGSRVLDVGCGIGGSARILARDYGLNVLGISISPAQVERATQLTPSGLSCRFQVMDALDLQLPDQSFDAVWSVEAGPHMPDKQRYADELLRVMRPGGLLAVADWNRRDPSDGGMTRTERWVMRQLLNQWAHPEFASIKGFRQNLDNSVHNRGEIVTADWTQATLPSWIDSIIEGVRRPWAVLSLGPKAVLQGLRETPTLLLMHWAFATGLMQFGVFRIRKG; translated from the coding sequence ATGTTGGGATCTCTGTTAGTGGTAGCCGGCGCCGTTGGCGCCACCGGAGTTGCACTTTGGCTTCGCCGCGACCGGCGCTACGAATCGTCGGAGAGTGTCGCCTCCGCCTACGACGCCTGGACGGAGGACCGTTTGCTGGAGCAGCTCTGGGGAGAGCATGTCCATCTCGGTCATTACGGGACCCCGCCCGGCTCCTGCGACTTCCGCGAAGCCAAGGAAGCCTTCGTCCACGAGCTGGTGCGATGGAGCGGTCTGGACCAACTCCCCGCCGGCAGCCGGGTGCTGGATGTCGGATGCGGCATCGGTGGCAGTGCCCGAATCCTGGCGCGGGATTACGGATTGAACGTTCTCGGCATCAGCATCAGCCCTGCCCAAGTGGAACGAGCCACACAACTCACCCCATCAGGCCTGAGCTGCCGCTTCCAGGTGATGGACGCCTTGGATCTTCAACTGCCCGATCAGAGCTTTGATGCGGTTTGGAGTGTGGAGGCCGGTCCCCACATGCCAGACAAGCAGCGTTATGCCGATGAGCTGCTGCGGGTGATGCGACCCGGGGGTCTGCTTGCAGTGGCCGACTGGAACCGCCGGGATCCATCTGACGGCGGCATGACGCGAACCGAACGCTGGGTAATGCGTCAGCTGCTCAACCAATGGGCCCACCCTGAATTCGCCAGCATCAAGGGGTTCCGCCAGAACCTCGACAACAGCGTGCACAACCGTGGCGAGATCGTCACCGCTGACTGGACCCAGGCCACGCTCCCCTCATGGATTGACTCGATCATCGAGGGCGTCCGACGCCCCTGGGCGGTGCTCAGCCTGGGACCGAAAGCGGTCCTGCAAGGCCTGAGAGAAACGCCGACCTTGCTGCTGATGCACTGGGCCTTCGCCACCGGTCTGATGCAATTCGGCGTCTTCCGGATCAGAAAGGGCTGA
- a CDS encoding DUF1997 domain-containing protein, whose translation MPRQVKTMPLAFEASQKLDLPVRTGAERLPTYLLEEERVLGALLDAKQLTRLQSGRYRYVVTSLQVFQLHVKPVVSLQIHMEGDTLVMQALDCELEGLGIVDDFALNLEARLTSTPDGLQGHAHLSVSVSQPSLLKLIPKRVLESTGESILSGILIGIKARVGQQLIDDYRSWCRETDGQGSTEQTPQERVPMQGRGA comes from the coding sequence ATGCCGCGTCAGGTGAAGACCATGCCCCTGGCCTTCGAAGCCAGTCAAAAGCTTGATCTGCCTGTCCGAACCGGAGCAGAGCGGCTTCCCACTTACCTGCTGGAGGAGGAGCGCGTCCTCGGGGCCCTGCTGGACGCCAAACAGCTCACACGCCTGCAGTCAGGGCGCTACCGCTATGTGGTGACCAGCCTTCAGGTCTTCCAGCTCCACGTGAAACCCGTGGTGTCTCTCCAGATCCACATGGAAGGCGACACATTGGTGATGCAGGCCCTCGACTGCGAACTGGAGGGTCTGGGGATTGTTGATGACTTCGCCCTGAACCTGGAAGCACGGCTGACGTCCACACCCGACGGACTTCAGGGACATGCCCATCTTTCGGTAAGCGTCAGCCAGCCATCGCTGCTCAAGCTGATCCCCAAACGGGTGCTGGAATCAACGGGCGAATCAATCTTGAGTGGCATCCTCATCGGCATCAAAGCCCGGGTTGGCCAGCAACTGATCGACGACTACCGCAGCTGGTGCCGGGAAACCGACGGGCAAGGCTCAACCGAGCAGACGCCTCAAGAACGTGTGCCGATGCAGGGGCGTGGGGCCTGA
- the rpsJ gene encoding 30S ribosomal protein S10 — MSTAIAQQKIRIRLKAFDRRMLDLSCEKIIETADNTAATAIGPIPLPTKRKIYCVLRSPHVDKDSREHFETRTHRRIIDIYSPSAKTIDALMKLDLPSGVDIEVKL; from the coding sequence ATGTCCACTGCCATCGCTCAGCAGAAGATCCGCATCCGCCTGAAGGCGTTCGACCGCCGCATGCTCGATCTTTCTTGCGAGAAAATCATTGAAACGGCCGATAACACCGCTGCAACCGCGATCGGTCCGATCCCCCTGCCCACGAAACGCAAGATCTACTGCGTTCTGCGCTCTCCCCACGTGGACAAGGACTCCCGCGAGCACTTCGAGACCCGCACCCACCGTCGGATCATCGACATCTACAGCCCCTCGGCCAAAACCATCGATGCGCTGATGAAGCTTGATCTCCCCAGTGGTGTGGACATCGAAGTGAAGCTCTGA
- a CDS encoding ribonuclease HII, with translation MTAQDSLPLGRDVAGVDEVGRGCLFGPVFAAAVVLEGSAAEELLKAGLTDSKKLSAKRRAALVPVIQSLCVASGLGQASAREIDACGIRVATERAMLRALQRLPQRPGLVLVDGNLPLRLWQGQQRTVIAGDSRSAAIAAASVLAKEARDALIRRLSARFPGYGLERHAGYGTAQHRQSLMASGPTPLHRHTFLRRLLG, from the coding sequence ATGACCGCGCAGGACTCCCTCCCCCTCGGGCGGGACGTGGCTGGTGTGGACGAAGTTGGTCGCGGTTGCTTGTTCGGTCCTGTGTTTGCGGCTGCTGTTGTGCTCGAAGGCTCAGCCGCTGAAGAGCTGTTGAAGGCAGGGCTGACCGATAGCAAAAAACTGTCAGCCAAGCGTCGGGCTGCTCTGGTTCCGGTGATCCAGTCGCTGTGTGTGGCATCCGGTCTGGGCCAAGCGTCAGCGCGCGAAATTGACGCCTGCGGCATCCGTGTTGCCACGGAACGCGCCATGTTGCGGGCGCTGCAGCGATTGCCGCAGCGCCCTGGGCTCGTGCTGGTGGATGGAAACCTTCCTCTTCGGCTGTGGCAGGGCCAGCAGCGTACGGTGATCGCAGGGGACAGCCGATCAGCGGCCATTGCTGCGGCGAGTGTTCTGGCCAAGGAGGCCAGGGATGCACTCATCCGGCGCTTATCAGCTCGCTTTCCTGGTTACGGCCTTGAGCGCCATGCGGGCTATGGCACGGCGCAACATCGTCAGAGCTTGATGGCCTCAGGCCCCACGCCCCTGCATCGGCACACGTTCTTGAGGCGTCTGCTCGGTTGA
- the pheA gene encoding prephenate dehydratase: MPTRLAFLGPVGTYGEQAARVLIEQDALEDVQLVPCVGLRSVVEQLAGGQCDAAVVPIENSVEGGVTATLDALWSHPELCIRRALVLPIQHALLGSGPLSRVTEVLSHPQALAQCSGWLAQHLPDALQLPTSSTAEAARMVAGSPFRAAIASQTAAREHGLDQLAFPVNDVAGNRTRFLLLRRGQRSEHGDVASLAFSLHRNAPGALLEALACLAERGLNMSRIESRPSKRELGEYVFFVDVDLPPAPSTALQDLIAQLQPLCEHLAHFGAYPSSDLSGC, encoded by the coding sequence ATGCCTACACGTCTCGCATTCCTTGGCCCAGTCGGGACCTATGGCGAGCAGGCCGCCCGGGTGTTGATCGAACAGGATGCTCTCGAGGATGTCCAGCTCGTTCCCTGCGTGGGGCTCCGATCGGTGGTGGAACAGCTGGCCGGAGGGCAGTGTGATGCAGCCGTTGTCCCGATCGAGAACTCGGTTGAAGGGGGGGTGACAGCGACCCTCGATGCGCTGTGGTCCCATCCGGAGCTTTGTATCCGCAGGGCTTTGGTGCTGCCGATTCAGCACGCTCTGCTGGGGAGTGGGCCGCTCAGCAGAGTCACCGAAGTGCTCTCCCACCCGCAGGCTCTGGCCCAGTGCAGTGGCTGGTTGGCCCAGCATCTGCCCGACGCCTTGCAACTGCCCACCTCATCCACGGCTGAAGCAGCTCGCATGGTGGCGGGCAGTCCCTTCCGTGCTGCGATCGCCTCCCAGACCGCTGCCCGTGAACACGGGTTGGATCAGCTGGCGTTCCCTGTGAACGATGTTGCGGGCAACCGCACCCGTTTTCTGCTGTTGCGTCGTGGCCAGCGAAGTGAGCATGGCGATGTGGCCAGTCTGGCGTTCTCGCTGCATCGCAATGCTCCGGGGGCTTTGCTGGAGGCTCTGGCCTGTTTGGCTGAGCGGGGCTTGAACATGAGCCGGATTGAATCGCGACCCTCCAAACGGGAGCTGGGGGAATACGTGTTCTTTGTGGATGTGGATCTTCCGCCGGCTCCGTCAACGGCTCTGCAGGATCTGATCGCCCAGTTGCAGCCTCTGTGTGAACATCTCGCCCATTTTGGTGCCTACCCCAGCAGTGATTTGAGCGGCTGTTGA
- a CDS encoding TIGR03960 family B12-binding radical SAM protein, with protein sequence MTSGVRTSDVVVSSLDQPVDFHALVDSGINKPARYMGHELGVEPRDWQAASVRWALTYPEIYEVGSSNLGHIILYSILNAVPGQLCDRAYLPAADLAGRLRERSQALFAVESRRPLPAFDILGFSLSYELGATNILEMLDLAQVPIRAADRGDLPLSDPAAPPLIFAGGPTATSNPEPYAPFFDFIALGDGEELLPEIGLVVAQAKADGLTRSQLLRDLAQVPGVYVPALYGTGADGVTLEPLHPDFPARVLRRVATPMPHYAMGLVPHVETVHDRLTVEIRRGCTRGCRFCQPGMLTRPARDVEPEAVIEAVETGMKQTGYSDFSLLSLSCSDYLALPAVGVELRNRLADQNVTLQLPSQRVDRFDEDIAHILGGTRKAGLTFAPEAGTQRLRDIVNKGLTDDDLLHGIRTAMQNGYRKVKLYFMIGLPGETDADVLGIAETCVMLQQRCRDLGRLNLNITISNFTPKPHTPFQWHSVSTAEFERRQVLLKEAFRRLRGVKVNFTDVRLSAMEDFVGRSDRRLAPVIEAAWRAGAGMDAWFESLDRTYAAWTGAIADAGLEGRYREMEVGGWSAVAALDREDLEAFCAQPLPWDHIDTGIDKAWLADDLQRALAAAVVPDCSFDGCSSCGVCGPDLGHNVVVPAPEVPTQVPTQAPPSDRVCRIRVQFAKTGSMALLSHLDLMRMLERALRRSALPISFTGGFHPLPRVQIALALPLGAEAQSEWMDLEFTEALDPNHFRKTLQPLLPEGIQLLAAGEVPVSGKSLSQELTGAIWCFDLVPQEQDPASLDWNAAVDQLLQATTLVWHDTDKKGRPRERDCRPALKALQVTDQNANGSVRLRLEAAVDEMGRSLRPAQIQYWLAETVGQPLQVQRLAREALLLSAQC encoded by the coding sequence ATGACCTCAGGAGTCAGGACATCCGACGTGGTCGTCTCATCCCTGGATCAGCCGGTTGATTTCCATGCCCTGGTGGACAGCGGCATCAACAAACCGGCCCGCTACATGGGGCACGAGTTAGGGGTTGAACCACGGGATTGGCAGGCAGCGTCGGTTCGCTGGGCGCTCACCTATCCCGAGATCTATGAGGTGGGCTCCAGCAACCTCGGCCACATCATTCTCTATTCGATCCTCAATGCCGTCCCTGGGCAGTTGTGTGATCGCGCCTATCTCCCGGCGGCCGATCTGGCTGGCCGCTTGCGGGAGCGCTCCCAGGCATTGTTTGCGGTGGAAAGCCGTCGGCCCCTGCCCGCTTTCGACATCCTGGGCTTCAGCCTCAGTTACGAACTGGGCGCCACCAACATCCTTGAGATGCTGGACCTGGCGCAGGTGCCCATCCGCGCCGCTGATCGGGGCGACTTGCCCCTGAGTGATCCTGCAGCACCTCCTCTGATTTTCGCTGGTGGGCCCACCGCCACCAGCAATCCAGAGCCCTATGCCCCGTTTTTCGACTTCATCGCTCTGGGTGACGGTGAGGAGCTGTTGCCTGAAATCGGTCTGGTGGTAGCGCAAGCCAAAGCGGATGGATTGACGCGATCGCAATTGCTGCGGGATCTGGCCCAGGTTCCCGGCGTTTACGTGCCTGCGCTCTATGGAACTGGCGCCGATGGGGTCACCCTCGAGCCGCTTCATCCTGATTTCCCGGCACGGGTTCTTCGCCGTGTGGCGACGCCAATGCCCCACTACGCCATGGGTCTCGTGCCCCATGTGGAAACGGTGCATGACCGTCTCACGGTGGAGATTCGCCGCGGTTGCACCCGGGGTTGTCGCTTCTGCCAGCCCGGAATGTTGACGCGACCGGCTCGGGATGTGGAACCCGAAGCGGTGATCGAGGCAGTGGAGACCGGCATGAAACAAACCGGCTACAGCGATTTCTCACTGCTCTCCTTGAGCTGCAGCGACTATCTGGCGCTGCCGGCGGTGGGGGTGGAGTTGCGCAACCGCTTGGCGGATCAGAACGTCACGCTTCAACTGCCCAGCCAGCGGGTGGATCGCTTCGATGAAGACATTGCCCACATCCTTGGCGGCACGCGGAAAGCGGGCCTCACCTTCGCCCCGGAGGCCGGGACACAGCGCCTTCGCGACATCGTCAACAAGGGCCTCACCGATGACGACCTGCTGCATGGCATCCGCACGGCTATGCAGAACGGCTACCGCAAGGTGAAGCTGTACTTCATGATCGGCCTCCCCGGTGAGACGGATGCCGATGTTCTCGGCATTGCCGAGACCTGCGTGATGCTCCAGCAGCGCTGCCGTGACCTGGGTCGGCTGAACCTGAACATCACGATCAGCAATTTCACGCCCAAGCCCCACACCCCTTTTCAGTGGCACAGCGTCTCCACGGCTGAGTTTGAGCGGCGCCAGGTGCTGCTCAAGGAGGCCTTCAGGCGTTTGCGCGGTGTGAAGGTGAATTTCACCGATGTGCGGCTTTCGGCCATGGAGGATTTTGTGGGCCGCAGCGATCGGCGCCTTGCTCCTGTGATCGAGGCGGCCTGGCGGGCCGGTGCCGGCATGGATGCCTGGTTCGAGTCGCTGGATCGCACCTACGCCGCCTGGACCGGAGCCATCGCGGATGCCGGCCTGGAGGGGCGTTACCGGGAGATGGAGGTGGGGGGCTGGAGTGCTGTGGCTGCGCTGGATCGGGAGGATCTGGAAGCGTTCTGTGCTCAGCCGCTCCCCTGGGATCACATCGACACCGGCATCGACAAAGCCTGGCTGGCGGACGATCTGCAACGGGCTCTGGCAGCGGCGGTTGTGCCCGACTGCTCCTTTGATGGTTGCAGCAGTTGTGGGGTCTGCGGCCCGGATCTCGGGCACAACGTGGTGGTTCCCGCTCCTGAGGTGCCAACCCAGGTGCCGACCCAGGCGCCGCCCAGTGACCGGGTGTGCCGGATCCGGGTGCAATTCGCCAAAACGGGATCGATGGCGCTGCTCAGCCATCTTGATCTGATGCGCATGCTGGAGCGGGCCCTGCGTCGCAGTGCGCTTCCGATCAGCTTCACCGGTGGGTTTCATCCACTGCCGCGGGTTCAGATCGCTTTGGCACTTCCCCTCGGTGCTGAGGCCCAGAGCGAGTGGATGGATCTGGAATTCACCGAGGCCCTGGATCCCAACCACTTCCGCAAGACGCTTCAGCCGTTACTGCCGGAGGGCATTCAGCTGCTGGCGGCAGGCGAGGTCCCCGTCAGTGGCAAGAGCCTTTCGCAAGAACTGACGGGGGCCATTTGGTGTTTTGATCTCGTGCCGCAGGAGCAGGACCCAGCGTCATTGGATTGGAATGCGGCGGTGGATCAGCTCCTGCAGGCCACAACCTTGGTGTGGCACGACACCGATAAGAAGGGCCGCCCTCGGGAACGGGATTGCCGCCCCGCCTTGAAGGCGCTGCAGGTGACGGATCAGAACGCCAATGGATCCGTTCGGCTTCGCTTGGAAGCGGCGGTGGATGAGATGGGTCGAAGCTTGCGCCCTGCTCAGATTCAGTACTGGCTGGCTGAGACCGTTGGTCAGCCCTTGCAGGTGCAACGCTTGGCGCGAGAGGCCCTGCTCCTCAGTGCGCAGTGCTAA
- a CDS encoding Rne/Rng family ribonuclease has product MPQQIVIAEQLRIAAVLTDERVDELIVAQGRYQIGDVYLGTVENVLPGIDAAFVNIGESEKNGFIHVTDLGPLRLKKGSAGITELLEPRQKVLVQVMKEPTGTKGPRLTGNLALPGRYLVLQPHGQGVNISRRISSDAERNRLRALGVLIKPPGAGLLIRTEADGISEELLIEDLESLLRQWEAIQQAAETAAPPVLLNRDEDFIHRILRDHMGPDLARVVVDDAAAVNRVSSFLGAEAGNVLVEAHSEPSELLEHYKVNAAIRDALKPRVDLPSGGYVIIEPTEALTVIDVNSGSFTRSANARETVLWTNCEAAIEIARQLKLRNIGGVIIIDFIDMDSRRDQLQLLEHFTTAVRDDSARPQIAQLSELGLVELTRKRQGQNIYELFGRACPSCGGLGHVAVLPGKDLLQPLATATGLVRSAASARAEVVAPGESGGNGRRRRGGRGRGSQDAVLPVETTDTTAPEVSTQEAQEPATARRQDPELVAVPMTDEQQQLFGWLGLNPALLLEEPPASDNVVVRVVRPGEDEQEVLEAARQQLAASSGRRRRRGARGGRSGSRNGASQPTATPAAETPVVVTSSAPDESAPLMVEITPLEAVTNLTITEPEPAPISEPAEPEPVAVAETAEPDEPRRRRRRSSAVATV; this is encoded by the coding sequence ATGCCCCAGCAAATTGTCATCGCGGAGCAGCTGCGCATCGCAGCAGTGCTGACCGATGAACGCGTTGATGAACTCATCGTCGCGCAGGGTCGTTATCAGATCGGAGATGTCTATTTAGGAACGGTAGAAAATGTTCTGCCAGGTATTGATGCCGCCTTCGTCAATATCGGTGAGAGTGAGAAAAACGGGTTCATCCATGTCACCGATCTTGGGCCGCTGCGTCTGAAGAAAGGTTCAGCAGGGATCACTGAACTTCTGGAGCCTCGCCAGAAGGTTCTGGTTCAGGTGATGAAAGAACCGACCGGCACCAAAGGCCCACGGTTGACCGGAAATCTTGCTCTGCCAGGTCGCTACCTGGTGCTTCAGCCCCATGGCCAGGGGGTCAACATCTCCCGGCGCATCAGTTCCGATGCAGAACGGAACCGACTGCGTGCCCTTGGTGTTCTGATCAAGCCGCCTGGAGCCGGTCTGCTGATCCGTACGGAAGCCGACGGCATCAGCGAAGAGCTGTTGATTGAGGATCTGGAATCCTTGCTGCGCCAGTGGGAGGCGATTCAGCAAGCCGCTGAAACGGCTGCACCGCCGGTGCTGCTCAACCGCGATGAAGACTTCATCCATCGGATTCTGCGGGACCACATGGGTCCGGATCTGGCCCGGGTTGTGGTGGACGATGCCGCCGCTGTGAACCGTGTGAGCAGTTTCCTTGGTGCCGAAGCCGGCAATGTGCTGGTGGAAGCCCACAGTGAACCAAGCGAGTTGCTGGAGCACTACAAGGTCAATGCCGCCATCCGCGATGCGCTGAAGCCGCGGGTTGATCTGCCCTCCGGTGGCTACGTGATCATCGAGCCCACCGAAGCACTCACGGTGATCGATGTGAACTCGGGCTCGTTCACACGATCGGCCAATGCGCGAGAAACCGTTCTGTGGACCAACTGTGAGGCGGCGATCGAAATTGCTCGCCAGCTCAAGCTTCGCAACATCGGTGGGGTGATCATCATCGACTTCATCGATATGGATTCCCGTCGTGATCAGCTCCAGCTGCTGGAGCATTTCACGACAGCCGTCCGTGACGACTCAGCCCGCCCGCAGATCGCACAGCTCAGCGAACTGGGCCTGGTGGAACTCACCCGCAAGCGTCAAGGGCAGAACATCTATGAACTGTTTGGTCGGGCTTGCCCCAGCTGTGGTGGTCTGGGCCATGTGGCCGTTCTTCCCGGCAAAGACCTGCTTCAACCTCTGGCAACGGCCACAGGATTGGTTCGCTCGGCGGCCTCTGCCCGCGCCGAAGTTGTTGCGCCCGGAGAGAGCGGTGGCAATGGCCGGCGGCGGCGCGGTGGTCGAGGGCGTGGCAGTCAGGATGCCGTCCTTCCTGTCGAGACGACCGACACCACTGCCCCTGAGGTGTCGACCCAAGAGGCTCAGGAGCCAGCGACCGCCCGTCGTCAGGACCCTGAATTGGTTGCCGTCCCGATGACCGACGAGCAACAGCAGCTGTTTGGTTGGCTGGGATTGAACCCTGCCCTGTTGCTGGAGGAGCCCCCTGCATCCGACAACGTCGTGGTCCGGGTTGTGCGTCCTGGCGAGGACGAGCAGGAGGTGCTGGAGGCGGCGCGTCAGCAATTGGCGGCCAGTTCCGGACGCCGCCGCCGTCGTGGCGCACGGGGTGGTCGTTCAGGGTCACGCAACGGGGCGAGTCAGCCCACTGCGACTCCTGCCGCTGAGACGCCTGTTGTCGTCACCTCATCCGCCCCGGATGAGTCGGCTCCCCTGATGGTGGAGATCACCCCCTTGGAGGCGGTGACCAACCTGACGATCACCGAGCCAGAACCTGCCCCCATCAGCGAACCGGCTGAGCCCGAGCCTGTGGCCGTGGCGGAAACAGCTGAGCCTGATGAGCCTCGCCGTCGCCGTCGCCGCTCCTCGGCTGTCGCCACGGTCTGA
- a CDS encoding LL-diaminopimelate aminotransferase: MVQVNGNYLKLKAGYLFPEIGRRVKAFSSANPDAALIRLGIGDVTEPLPLACREAMKTAIDAMGTAEGFHGYGPEQGYGWLREAIAKNDFQARGCDINAEEIFVSDGSKCDSSNILDILGEGNKVAVTDPVYPVYVDSNVMAGRTGEAGEIGRYAGLTYLPISADNGFAAQIPSEPVDLIYLCFPNNPTGAVATRQQLQAWVNYARANGALILFDAAYEAFIQDPELPHSIFEIEGARDCAIEFRSFSKNAGFTGTRCAFTVVPKGLKGKAANGEAVELWGLWNRRQSTKFNGVSYIIQRGAEAVYSEAGQAEVKALVRFYMENAAIIRRELSAAGLTVYGGEHAPYVWIKTPEGMDSWGFFDHLLNKANVVGTPGSGFGAAGEGYFRLSAFNSRANVDEAMARIKAL, encoded by the coding sequence GTGGTTCAGGTCAACGGCAATTACCTCAAGCTCAAGGCGGGTTACCTGTTCCCTGAGATCGGCCGGCGCGTCAAAGCGTTCAGCAGCGCCAATCCCGACGCAGCGCTGATCCGCCTGGGCATCGGTGATGTCACGGAACCCCTGCCGCTGGCCTGCCGTGAAGCCATGAAAACCGCCATCGATGCGATGGGCACCGCCGAAGGCTTCCACGGCTATGGCCCGGAACAGGGCTACGGCTGGCTGCGGGAGGCCATCGCCAAAAACGACTTCCAAGCCCGAGGCTGCGACATCAATGCCGAGGAAATTTTTGTTTCCGACGGCTCCAAGTGCGACAGCAGCAACATCCTCGACATCCTTGGCGAGGGCAACAAGGTGGCCGTCACGGACCCCGTCTACCCGGTGTACGTGGACAGCAACGTGATGGCTGGCCGCACCGGGGAAGCCGGAGAGATCGGTCGCTACGCGGGACTGACCTACCTACCGATCAGCGCAGACAACGGCTTTGCAGCGCAGATTCCCAGTGAACCGGTCGACCTGATCTACCTCTGCTTCCCCAACAACCCCACCGGTGCCGTCGCCACCCGGCAACAACTCCAGGCCTGGGTGAACTACGCCCGCGCCAATGGCGCACTGATCCTCTTCGATGCTGCCTATGAGGCCTTCATCCAGGACCCGGAACTCCCTCACTCCATCTTCGAGATCGAAGGAGCCCGTGACTGTGCCATCGAATTCCGCTCCTTCTCCAAAAATGCTGGCTTCACCGGCACCCGCTGTGCTTTCACCGTGGTGCCCAAAGGGCTGAAAGGCAAAGCGGCCAACGGCGAAGCGGTGGAACTCTGGGGCCTGTGGAACCGACGTCAGAGCACCAAGTTCAACGGTGTGAGCTACATCATTCAGCGCGGAGCTGAGGCTGTCTACTCCGAAGCCGGTCAGGCCGAAGTGAAGGCCTTGGTGCGCTTCTACATGGAGAACGCCGCGATCATTCGTCGCGAACTCAGTGCTGCAGGCCTCACCGTCTATGGCGGCGAACACGCTCCCTACGTCTGGATCAAGACCCCTGAGGGCATGGATTCCTGGGGCTTCTTCGACCATCTGCTCAACAAAGCCAACGTGGTGGGCACACCCGGCAGCGGTTTCGGCGCCGCTGGCGAGGGGTATTTCCGCTTGTCGGCCTTCAACAGCCGGGCCAATGTGGATGAGGCCATGGCCCGCATCAAAGCCCTGTGA
- a CDS encoding LON peptidase substrate-binding domain-containing protein — translation MSDFSVRELPLFPLPDVVLFPQQLLPLHIFESRYRMLLQTVLETDKRFGIVRINPENGEMAEIGCCAEVLQHQTTEDGRSYIVSLGQQRFRLLNITRETPYRTGMVSWLEDEPVADTDQLNSLRDKVSEALSDVVQLTSKLQNREVELPDDLPDLPRELSFWISAHLDQAASEQQSLLELTDTHERLSQQFEMLDHTRRQLAARTVLMDLK, via the coding sequence GTGTCCGATTTTTCTGTGAGGGAGCTTCCCCTGTTCCCCCTGCCGGACGTCGTGTTGTTCCCGCAGCAGCTCCTGCCGCTGCACATTTTTGAATCGCGTTATCGGATGCTTCTCCAGACGGTTCTGGAGACCGACAAACGATTCGGCATCGTTCGCATCAACCCCGAGAACGGCGAAATGGCCGAAATCGGTTGCTGCGCTGAGGTGCTTCAGCACCAAACAACCGAAGACGGTCGCAGCTACATCGTTTCGCTGGGCCAACAGCGGTTCCGGCTGCTCAACATCACGCGGGAAACGCCCTACCGAACAGGGATGGTGAGCTGGCTGGAGGATGAGCCCGTGGCCGACACCGACCAGCTCAACAGCCTGCGGGACAAGGTGAGCGAAGCCTTGAGCGACGTCGTTCAGCTGACCAGCAAACTGCAAAACCGAGAGGTGGAACTGCCTGACGATCTGCCTGATCTGCCGCGGGAGCTCTCCTTCTGGATCAGCGCCCATCTGGATCAGGCCGCCTCGGAGCAACAGAGTCTTCTGGAACTAACCGACACCCACGAACGGTTGAGTCAGCAATTTGAAATGTTGGATCACACCCGACGCCAACTGGCAGCCCGCACTGTGTTGATGGATCTGAAGTGA